A section of the Numida meleagris isolate 19003 breed g44 Domestic line chromosome 16, NumMel1.0, whole genome shotgun sequence genome encodes:
- the TTC16 gene encoding tetratricopeptide repeat protein 16 isoform X3 encodes MEAPELFATAVPEEQLEGGRERALRRIFGPSQCLRSVERPRGVGSLPAIVQGRMWEHWQKGRDFSSSDRWEEAIICYTKAISLDPWRPLLVAMLTSLPCRANVCWTRSSTVRPWRPSHRQPSCSLTAGCSAREALSLFCSMVCLAALGEFPEFLQMLNRELEEDVRNPDAYVLRAFFYNRFEQLALCHQDIQRALKLEPQHRAAQALWHRLLRQGQEAKSQAVLKALCGDLHGALYKISLAIESDPLAAEFFTLRGTLLRLLKNFSAASKDLARARELSTVGSPEAREAQRQLVLTYNDCAVHCYALGRLDEAVKLLGEALRDERMEQGIYANRGECFFRLGELAYALADYQQALELSPGNRVVQGRIAAVLHEKGRQDLAARRFLEAEACFSMAIEHDPREALYYLDRAMAKWCLGKVESAREDVALSLWLNPTDSKILSLARHLFPRKTVQAILRSETGRLAQQTLDKILQCPPRLPSDDA; translated from the exons ATGGAGGCCCCGGAGCTGTTTGCCACAGCCGTGCCCgaggagcagctggagggcGGCCGGGAGAGAGCCCTGCGGAGGATCTTCGGGCCCAGCCAGTGCCTGCGCAGTGTGGAGAGACCCAGGGGTGTGGGATCCCTTCCCGCCATTGTGCAGGGCAGGATGTGGGAGCA ctggcagaaagGAAGGGACTTCTCCTCTAGTGACCGGTGGGAGGAAGCCATCATCTGCTACACAAAAGCCATCAGCCTCGATCCATGGCGG CCCCTGCTTGTGGCCATGCTGACCAGCCTTCCCTGCAGGGCCAATGTCTGCTGGACCAGGAGCTCTACAGTGAGGCCCTGGAGGCCTTCACACAGGCAGCCgagctgcagcctcactgcagGGTGTTCCGCCAGAGAAG CCTTGTCCCTCTTTTGCAGCATGGTGTGCCTTGCTGCCCTCGGTGAGTTCCCAGAGTTCCTACAGATGCTTAACAGAGAACTGGAGGAGGATGTGAGGAATCCTGATGCGTATGTGCTCCGTGCCTTCTTCTACAACCGCTTTGAGCAG CTGGCCCTGTGCCACCAGGACATCCAGCGGGCCCTGAAGCTGgagccacagcacagagctgcccaggctttgtggcacaggctgctgagaCAAGGCCAGGAGGCTAAGTCCCAGGCGGTGTTGAAGGCCCTGTGTGGGGACCTGCATGGGGCCCTGTACAAGATCAGCTTGGCTATTGAGAGTGACCCGTTGGCTGCCGAATTCTTCACCCTCAG AGGGACTCTTCTCCGACTGCTCAAGAACTTCAGTGCGGCCAGCAAGGACTTGGCCAGGGCGAGAGAGCTGAGCACCGTGGGGAGCCCAGAGGCCCGGGAGGCTCAGCGGCAGTTGGTGCTCACCTACAATGATTGTGCCGTGCACTGCTATGCCCTGGGCCGACTTGATGAGGCTGTGAAGCTCCTTGGTGAAGCTCTGCGAGATGAGAGGATGGAGCAGGGAATCTACGCCAATAGAGGAG AATGCTTCTTTCGCCTGGGGGAGCTGGCCTACGCTCTGGCAGATTACCAGCAGGCCCTGGAGCTGAGTCCAGGGAACCGTGTTGTGCAGGGACGCATTGCAGCCGTGTTGCACGAGAAGGGCCGGCAGGACTTGGCAGCCAG GCGGTTCCTGGAGGCAGAAGCTTGCTTCTCTATGGCCATTGAGCACGACCCCCGAGAAGCCCTGTACTACCTGGACCGTGCCATGGCCAAGTGGTGTCTAGGGAAGGTGGAGAGTGCGAGGGAGGATGTTGCACTCAGTCTGTGGCTCAACCCCACGGATAGTAAG ATCCTTTCCCTTGCACGCCACCTCTTTCCAAGAAAGACTGTCCAGGCTATCCTGAGGAGCGAGACTGGACGCCTTGCCCAACAAACCTTGgataaaatacttcagtgtCCTCCAAGACTTCCATCTGATGATGCCTGA
- the TTC16 gene encoding tetratricopeptide repeat protein 16 isoform X1, with product MEAPELFATAVPEEQLEGGRERALRRIFGPSQCLRSVERPRGVGSLPAIVQGRMWEHWQKGRDFSSSDRWEEAIICYTKAISLDPWRAELYEQRAEAFLQLCDFQSAVLNLRKVLVLAPAREQHCLARLALVLDLQGQCLLDQELYSEALEAFTQAAELQPHCRVFRQRSMVCLAALGEFPEFLQMLNRELEEDVRNPDAYVLRAFFYNRFEQLALCHQDIQRALKLEPQHRAAQALWHRLLRQGQEAKSQAVLKALCGDLHGALYKISLAIESDPLAAEFFTLRGTLLRLLKNFSAASKDLARARELSTVGSPEAREAQRQLVLTYNDCAVHCYALGRLDEAVKLLGEALRDERMEQGIYANRGECFFRLGELAYALADYQQALELSPGNRVVQGRIAAVLHEKGRQDLAARRFLEAEACFSMAIEHDPREALYYLDRAMAKWCLGKVESAREDVALSLWLNPTDSKILSLARHLFPRKTVQAILRSETGRLAQQTLDKILQCPPRLPSDDA from the exons ATGGAGGCCCCGGAGCTGTTTGCCACAGCCGTGCCCgaggagcagctggagggcGGCCGGGAGAGAGCCCTGCGGAGGATCTTCGGGCCCAGCCAGTGCCTGCGCAGTGTGGAGAGACCCAGGGGTGTGGGATCCCTTCCCGCCATTGTGCAGGGCAGGATGTGGGAGCA ctggcagaaagGAAGGGACTTCTCCTCTAGTGACCGGTGGGAGGAAGCCATCATCTGCTACACAAAAGCCATCAGCCTCGATCCATGGCGG gcagagctgtaTGAGCAGCGGGCAGAGGCTTTCCTCCAGCTTTGTGACTTCCAGTCGGCCGTGCTGAACTTAAGGAAGGTGCTTGTGTTGGCACCTGCAcgggagcagcactgcctggctcGTCTGGCTCTTGTCCTTGACCTGCAG GGCCAATGTCTGCTGGACCAGGAGCTCTACAGTGAGGCCCTGGAGGCCTTCACACAGGCAGCCgagctgcagcctcactgcagGGTGTTCCGCCAGAGAAG CATGGTGTGCCTTGCTGCCCTCGGTGAGTTCCCAGAGTTCCTACAGATGCTTAACAGAGAACTGGAGGAGGATGTGAGGAATCCTGATGCGTATGTGCTCCGTGCCTTCTTCTACAACCGCTTTGAGCAG CTGGCCCTGTGCCACCAGGACATCCAGCGGGCCCTGAAGCTGgagccacagcacagagctgcccaggctttgtggcacaggctgctgagaCAAGGCCAGGAGGCTAAGTCCCAGGCGGTGTTGAAGGCCCTGTGTGGGGACCTGCATGGGGCCCTGTACAAGATCAGCTTGGCTATTGAGAGTGACCCGTTGGCTGCCGAATTCTTCACCCTCAG AGGGACTCTTCTCCGACTGCTCAAGAACTTCAGTGCGGCCAGCAAGGACTTGGCCAGGGCGAGAGAGCTGAGCACCGTGGGGAGCCCAGAGGCCCGGGAGGCTCAGCGGCAGTTGGTGCTCACCTACAATGATTGTGCCGTGCACTGCTATGCCCTGGGCCGACTTGATGAGGCTGTGAAGCTCCTTGGTGAAGCTCTGCGAGATGAGAGGATGGAGCAGGGAATCTACGCCAATAGAGGAG AATGCTTCTTTCGCCTGGGGGAGCTGGCCTACGCTCTGGCAGATTACCAGCAGGCCCTGGAGCTGAGTCCAGGGAACCGTGTTGTGCAGGGACGCATTGCAGCCGTGTTGCACGAGAAGGGCCGGCAGGACTTGGCAGCCAG GCGGTTCCTGGAGGCAGAAGCTTGCTTCTCTATGGCCATTGAGCACGACCCCCGAGAAGCCCTGTACTACCTGGACCGTGCCATGGCCAAGTGGTGTCTAGGGAAGGTGGAGAGTGCGAGGGAGGATGTTGCACTCAGTCTGTGGCTCAACCCCACGGATAGTAAG ATCCTTTCCCTTGCACGCCACCTCTTTCCAAGAAAGACTGTCCAGGCTATCCTGAGGAGCGAGACTGGACGCCTTGCCCAACAAACCTTGgataaaatacttcagtgtCCTCCAAGACTTCCATCTGATGATGCCTGA
- the TTC16 gene encoding tetratricopeptide repeat protein 16 isoform X2 yields the protein MEAPELFATAVPEEQLEGGRERALRRIFGPSQCLRSVERPRGVGSLPAIVQGRMWEHWQKGRDFSSSDRWEEAIICYTKAISLDPWRAELYEQRAEAFLQLCDFQSAVLNLRKVLVLAPAREQHCLARLALVLDLQGQCLLDQELYSEALEAFTQAAELQPHCRVFRQRSMVCLAALGEFPEFLQMLNRELEEDVRNPDAYVLRAFFYNRFEQDIQRALKLEPQHRAAQALWHRLLRQGQEAKSQAVLKALCGDLHGALYKISLAIESDPLAAEFFTLRGTLLRLLKNFSAASKDLARARELSTVGSPEAREAQRQLVLTYNDCAVHCYALGRLDEAVKLLGEALRDERMEQGIYANRGECFFRLGELAYALADYQQALELSPGNRVVQGRIAAVLHEKGRQDLAARRFLEAEACFSMAIEHDPREALYYLDRAMAKWCLGKVESAREDVALSLWLNPTDSKILSLARHLFPRKTVQAILRSETGRLAQQTLDKILQCPPRLPSDDA from the exons ATGGAGGCCCCGGAGCTGTTTGCCACAGCCGTGCCCgaggagcagctggagggcGGCCGGGAGAGAGCCCTGCGGAGGATCTTCGGGCCCAGCCAGTGCCTGCGCAGTGTGGAGAGACCCAGGGGTGTGGGATCCCTTCCCGCCATTGTGCAGGGCAGGATGTGGGAGCA ctggcagaaagGAAGGGACTTCTCCTCTAGTGACCGGTGGGAGGAAGCCATCATCTGCTACACAAAAGCCATCAGCCTCGATCCATGGCGG gcagagctgtaTGAGCAGCGGGCAGAGGCTTTCCTCCAGCTTTGTGACTTCCAGTCGGCCGTGCTGAACTTAAGGAAGGTGCTTGTGTTGGCACCTGCAcgggagcagcactgcctggctcGTCTGGCTCTTGTCCTTGACCTGCAG GGCCAATGTCTGCTGGACCAGGAGCTCTACAGTGAGGCCCTGGAGGCCTTCACACAGGCAGCCgagctgcagcctcactgcagGGTGTTCCGCCAGAGAAG CATGGTGTGCCTTGCTGCCCTCGGTGAGTTCCCAGAGTTCCTACAGATGCTTAACAGAGAACTGGAGGAGGATGTGAGGAATCCTGATGCGTATGTGCTCCGTGCCTTCTTCTACAACCGCTTTGAGCAG GACATCCAGCGGGCCCTGAAGCTGgagccacagcacagagctgcccaggctttgtggcacaggctgctgagaCAAGGCCAGGAGGCTAAGTCCCAGGCGGTGTTGAAGGCCCTGTGTGGGGACCTGCATGGGGCCCTGTACAAGATCAGCTTGGCTATTGAGAGTGACCCGTTGGCTGCCGAATTCTTCACCCTCAG AGGGACTCTTCTCCGACTGCTCAAGAACTTCAGTGCGGCCAGCAAGGACTTGGCCAGGGCGAGAGAGCTGAGCACCGTGGGGAGCCCAGAGGCCCGGGAGGCTCAGCGGCAGTTGGTGCTCACCTACAATGATTGTGCCGTGCACTGCTATGCCCTGGGCCGACTTGATGAGGCTGTGAAGCTCCTTGGTGAAGCTCTGCGAGATGAGAGGATGGAGCAGGGAATCTACGCCAATAGAGGAG AATGCTTCTTTCGCCTGGGGGAGCTGGCCTACGCTCTGGCAGATTACCAGCAGGCCCTGGAGCTGAGTCCAGGGAACCGTGTTGTGCAGGGACGCATTGCAGCCGTGTTGCACGAGAAGGGCCGGCAGGACTTGGCAGCCAG GCGGTTCCTGGAGGCAGAAGCTTGCTTCTCTATGGCCATTGAGCACGACCCCCGAGAAGCCCTGTACTACCTGGACCGTGCCATGGCCAAGTGGTGTCTAGGGAAGGTGGAGAGTGCGAGGGAGGATGTTGCACTCAGTCTGTGGCTCAACCCCACGGATAGTAAG ATCCTTTCCCTTGCACGCCACCTCTTTCCAAGAAAGACTGTCCAGGCTATCCTGAGGAGCGAGACTGGACGCCTTGCCCAACAAACCTTGgataaaatacttcagtgtCCTCCAAGACTTCCATCTGATGATGCCTGA
- the TTC16 gene encoding tetratricopeptide repeat protein 16 isoform X4 translates to MAGPWQHGLRVSMVQAELYEQRAEAFLQLCDFQSAVLNLRKVLVLAPAREQHCLARLALVLDLQGQCLLDQELYSEALEAFTQAAELQPHCRVFRQRSMVCLAALGEFPEFLQMLNRELEEDVRNPDAYVLRAFFYNRFEQLALCHQDIQRALKLEPQHRAAQALWHRLLRQGQEAKSQAVLKALCGDLHGALYKISLAIESDPLAAEFFTLRGTLLRLLKNFSAASKDLARARELSTVGSPEAREAQRQLVLTYNDCAVHCYALGRLDEAVKLLGEALRDERMEQGIYANRGECFFRLGELAYALADYQQALELSPGNRVVQGRIAAVLHEKGRQDLAARRFLEAEACFSMAIEHDPREALYYLDRAMAKWCLGKVESAREDVALSLWLNPTDSKILSLARHLFPRKTVQAILRSETGRLAQQTLDKILQCPPRLPSDDA, encoded by the exons ATGGCTGGGCCCTGGCAGCATGGGCTGAGGGTGTCCAtggtgcaggcagagctgtaTGAGCAGCGGGCAGAGGCTTTCCTCCAGCTTTGTGACTTCCAGTCGGCCGTGCTGAACTTAAGGAAGGTGCTTGTGTTGGCACCTGCAcgggagcagcactgcctggctcGTCTGGCTCTTGTCCTTGACCTGCAG GGCCAATGTCTGCTGGACCAGGAGCTCTACAGTGAGGCCCTGGAGGCCTTCACACAGGCAGCCgagctgcagcctcactgcagGGTGTTCCGCCAGAGAAG CATGGTGTGCCTTGCTGCCCTCGGTGAGTTCCCAGAGTTCCTACAGATGCTTAACAGAGAACTGGAGGAGGATGTGAGGAATCCTGATGCGTATGTGCTCCGTGCCTTCTTCTACAACCGCTTTGAGCAG CTGGCCCTGTGCCACCAGGACATCCAGCGGGCCCTGAAGCTGgagccacagcacagagctgcccaggctttgtggcacaggctgctgagaCAAGGCCAGGAGGCTAAGTCCCAGGCGGTGTTGAAGGCCCTGTGTGGGGACCTGCATGGGGCCCTGTACAAGATCAGCTTGGCTATTGAGAGTGACCCGTTGGCTGCCGAATTCTTCACCCTCAG AGGGACTCTTCTCCGACTGCTCAAGAACTTCAGTGCGGCCAGCAAGGACTTGGCCAGGGCGAGAGAGCTGAGCACCGTGGGGAGCCCAGAGGCCCGGGAGGCTCAGCGGCAGTTGGTGCTCACCTACAATGATTGTGCCGTGCACTGCTATGCCCTGGGCCGACTTGATGAGGCTGTGAAGCTCCTTGGTGAAGCTCTGCGAGATGAGAGGATGGAGCAGGGAATCTACGCCAATAGAGGAG AATGCTTCTTTCGCCTGGGGGAGCTGGCCTACGCTCTGGCAGATTACCAGCAGGCCCTGGAGCTGAGTCCAGGGAACCGTGTTGTGCAGGGACGCATTGCAGCCGTGTTGCACGAGAAGGGCCGGCAGGACTTGGCAGCCAG GCGGTTCCTGGAGGCAGAAGCTTGCTTCTCTATGGCCATTGAGCACGACCCCCGAGAAGCCCTGTACTACCTGGACCGTGCCATGGCCAAGTGGTGTCTAGGGAAGGTGGAGAGTGCGAGGGAGGATGTTGCACTCAGTCTGTGGCTCAACCCCACGGATAGTAAG ATCCTTTCCCTTGCACGCCACCTCTTTCCAAGAAAGACTGTCCAGGCTATCCTGAGGAGCGAGACTGGACGCCTTGCCCAACAAACCTTGgataaaatacttcagtgtCCTCCAAGACTTCCATCTGATGATGCCTGA
- the TTC16 gene encoding tetratricopeptide repeat protein 16 isoform X5, producing MAAPACGHADQPSLQGQCLLDQELYSEALEAFTQAAELQPHCRVFRQRSMVCLAALGEFPEFLQMLNRELEEDVRNPDAYVLRAFFYNRFEQLALCHQDIQRALKLEPQHRAAQALWHRLLRQGQEAKSQAVLKALCGDLHGALYKISLAIESDPLAAEFFTLRGTLLRLLKNFSAASKDLARARELSTVGSPEAREAQRQLVLTYNDCAVHCYALGRLDEAVKLLGEALRDERMEQGIYANRGECFFRLGELAYALADYQQALELSPGNRVVQGRIAAVLHEKGRQDLAARRFLEAEACFSMAIEHDPREALYYLDRAMAKWCLGKVESAREDVALSLWLNPTDSKILSLARHLFPRKTVQAILRSETGRLAQQTLDKILQCPPRLPSDDA from the exons ATGGCGG CCCCTGCTTGTGGCCATGCTGACCAGCCTTCCCTGCAGGGCCAATGTCTGCTGGACCAGGAGCTCTACAGTGAGGCCCTGGAGGCCTTCACACAGGCAGCCgagctgcagcctcactgcagGGTGTTCCGCCAGAGAAG CATGGTGTGCCTTGCTGCCCTCGGTGAGTTCCCAGAGTTCCTACAGATGCTTAACAGAGAACTGGAGGAGGATGTGAGGAATCCTGATGCGTATGTGCTCCGTGCCTTCTTCTACAACCGCTTTGAGCAG CTGGCCCTGTGCCACCAGGACATCCAGCGGGCCCTGAAGCTGgagccacagcacagagctgcccaggctttgtggcacaggctgctgagaCAAGGCCAGGAGGCTAAGTCCCAGGCGGTGTTGAAGGCCCTGTGTGGGGACCTGCATGGGGCCCTGTACAAGATCAGCTTGGCTATTGAGAGTGACCCGTTGGCTGCCGAATTCTTCACCCTCAG AGGGACTCTTCTCCGACTGCTCAAGAACTTCAGTGCGGCCAGCAAGGACTTGGCCAGGGCGAGAGAGCTGAGCACCGTGGGGAGCCCAGAGGCCCGGGAGGCTCAGCGGCAGTTGGTGCTCACCTACAATGATTGTGCCGTGCACTGCTATGCCCTGGGCCGACTTGATGAGGCTGTGAAGCTCCTTGGTGAAGCTCTGCGAGATGAGAGGATGGAGCAGGGAATCTACGCCAATAGAGGAG AATGCTTCTTTCGCCTGGGGGAGCTGGCCTACGCTCTGGCAGATTACCAGCAGGCCCTGGAGCTGAGTCCAGGGAACCGTGTTGTGCAGGGACGCATTGCAGCCGTGTTGCACGAGAAGGGCCGGCAGGACTTGGCAGCCAG GCGGTTCCTGGAGGCAGAAGCTTGCTTCTCTATGGCCATTGAGCACGACCCCCGAGAAGCCCTGTACTACCTGGACCGTGCCATGGCCAAGTGGTGTCTAGGGAAGGTGGAGAGTGCGAGGGAGGATGTTGCACTCAGTCTGTGGCTCAACCCCACGGATAGTAAG ATCCTTTCCCTTGCACGCCACCTCTTTCCAAGAAAGACTGTCCAGGCTATCCTGAGGAGCGAGACTGGACGCCTTGCCCAACAAACCTTGgataaaatacttcagtgtCCTCCAAGACTTCCATCTGATGATGCCTGA
- the CERCAM gene encoding probable inactive glycosyltransferase 25 family member 3 isoform X2: protein MLQEWLQAVGGNYHSVAWKAEEGPSAYPDELGPKHWSDKRYENLMRLKQEALSYARGLRADYILFVDTDSILTNNQTLTFLMAQNKSVVAPMLDSQTFYSNFWCGITPQGFYRRTADYFPTKNRQRRGCFAVPMVYATFLIDLRKEETARLAFYPPHPNYTWAFDDIIVFAYSCQEAGAEVHVCNQQRFGYINVPVKAHQTLEDERVNFVHLTLEAMVDGPPMQRSRHISVPPKPLTKLGFDEIFLINLVRRPDRRRRMLESLQELEIAARVVDAVDGSTLNSSDIKVLGVDLLPGYYDPFSGRTLTKGEVGCFLSHYNIWKEIASRGLDRALVFEDDVRFEVSFPARLRRLMEELEGARHDWDLVYLGRKQVNAEDEAPVEGVQNLVVAGYSYWTLAYAISLRGAQKLLAAEPLSKMLPVDEFLPIMYDKHPNEDYKQHFAPRDLQVFSAHPLLVYPTHYAGDSNWLSDTETSTIWDDDSKQTGWVGSQKTLRDPRDGGGHLRSASHDEL, encoded by the exons ATGCTGCAGGagtggctgcaggcagtgggcGGCAATTACCACTCGGTGGCATGGAAGGCAGAAGAGGGGCCCAG CGCTTACCCCGACGAGCTCGGCCCCAAGCACTGGAGCGACAAACGCTATGAAAACCTGATGAGGCTGAAGCAGGAGGCTCTGAGCTATgcccgggggctgcgggcggaTTACATCCTG TTTGTGGACACGGACAGCATCCTGACCAACAACCAGACCCTCACCTTCCTCATGGCGCAGAACAAGTCGGTGGTGGCCCCTATGCTGGACTCGCAGACCTTCTACTCCAACTTCTGGTGCGGGATAACGCCCCAG GGGTTCTACCGCCGCACGGCCGACTATTTCCCCACCAAGAACCGGCAGCGCCGGGGCTGCTTCGCCGTGCCCATGGTGTACGCCACGTTCCTGATCGACCTGAGGAAGGAGGAGACGGCGCGGCTGGCCTTCTACCCGCCCCACCCCAACTACACCTGGGCTTTCGACGACATCATCGTCTTCGCCTACTCCTGCCAGGAGGCCG GCGCTGAGGTCCACGTGTGCAACCAGCAGCGTTTCGGCTACATCAACGTCCCCGTGAAGGCCCACCAGACGCTGGAGGACGAGCGTGTCAACTTTGTGCATCTCACGCTAGAGGCCATGG TGGATGGTCCCCCCATGCAGCGCTCCAGGCACATCTCCGTCCCACCCAAACCACTCACCAAATTGGGCTTTGATGAA atCTTCCTCATCAATCTGGTGCGGCGGCCGGACCGGCGCCGGCGGATGCTCGAgtccctgcaggagctggagatCGCCGCACGGGTGGTGGATGCTGTGGACGGGAG CACCCTCAACAGCAGCGACATCAAGGTGCTGGGGGTGGACCTGCTGCCGGGGTACTACGACCCCTTCTCCGGCCGCACGCTCACCAAGGGGGAGGTCGGCTGCTTCCTGAGCCACTACAACATCTGGAAGGAG ATCGCGTCCAGGGGGCTGGATCGGGCTCTTGTCTTCGAGGACGACGTGCGCTTCGAGGTGTCCTTCCCAGCACGGCTGCGGCGGCtgatggaggagctggagggggCACGGCACGACTGGGACCTTGT CTACCTGGGGAGGAAGCAGGTGAACGCGGAGGATGAAGCTCCTGTGGAGGGTGTCCAGAACCTGGTGGTGGCCGGGTACTCCTACTGGACGCTGGCGTATGCCATCTCCCTCCGCGGCGCGCAGAAGCTGCTGGCTGCCGAGCCCCTCTCCAAAATGCTGCCGGTGGACGAGTTCCTGCCCATCATGTACGACAAGCACCCCAA CGAGGACTACAAGCAGCACTTTGCCCCGCGGGACCTGCAGGTGTTTTCGGCTCATCCCCTCCTGGTTTATCCCACCCACTACGCTGGGGACAGCAACTGGCTGAGCGACACAGAGACCTCCACCATCTGGGACGATGACTCCAAACAGACGGGCTGGGTGGGCTCACAGAAGACCCTGAGAGACCCACGGGACGGTGGGGGGCACCTCCGCTCTGCATCCCACGATGAGCTCTGA
- the CERCAM gene encoding probable inactive glycosyltransferase 25 family member 3 isoform X1, producing the protein MGPLRCAALVLLQLLGIGIGTGAEPPRVVLALLARNAQHSLPHCLGALERLDFPAGSIALWCATDHNTDNTTAMLQEWLQAVGGNYHSVAWKAEEGPSAYPDELGPKHWSDKRYENLMRLKQEALSYARGLRADYILFVDTDSILTNNQTLTFLMAQNKSVVAPMLDSQTFYSNFWCGITPQGFYRRTADYFPTKNRQRRGCFAVPMVYATFLIDLRKEETARLAFYPPHPNYTWAFDDIIVFAYSCQEAGAEVHVCNQQRFGYINVPVKAHQTLEDERVNFVHLTLEAMVDGPPMQRSRHISVPPKPLTKLGFDEIFLINLVRRPDRRRRMLESLQELEIAARVVDAVDGSTLNSSDIKVLGVDLLPGYYDPFSGRTLTKGEVGCFLSHYNIWKEIASRGLDRALVFEDDVRFEVSFPARLRRLMEELEGARHDWDLVYLGRKQVNAEDEAPVEGVQNLVVAGYSYWTLAYAISLRGAQKLLAAEPLSKMLPVDEFLPIMYDKHPNEDYKQHFAPRDLQVFSAHPLLVYPTHYAGDSNWLSDTETSTIWDDDSKQTGWVGSQKTLRDPRDGGGHLRSASHDEL; encoded by the exons ATGGGGCcgctgcgctgcgctgcgctcgtgctgctgcagcttctgggCATCGGGATCGGTACCGGCGCCGAACCCCCCCGGGTGGTGCTGGCCCTCCTGGCCCGCAACGCGCAGCACTCGCTGCCGCACTGCCTGGGGGCCCTGGAGCGCCTGGACTTCCCCGCGGGGAGCATCGCGCTGTG GTGTGCGACGGACCACAACACGGACAACACGACGGCGATGCTGCAGGagtggctgcaggcagtgggcGGCAATTACCACTCGGTGGCATGGAAGGCAGAAGAGGGGCCCAG CGCTTACCCCGACGAGCTCGGCCCCAAGCACTGGAGCGACAAACGCTATGAAAACCTGATGAGGCTGAAGCAGGAGGCTCTGAGCTATgcccgggggctgcgggcggaTTACATCCTG TTTGTGGACACGGACAGCATCCTGACCAACAACCAGACCCTCACCTTCCTCATGGCGCAGAACAAGTCGGTGGTGGCCCCTATGCTGGACTCGCAGACCTTCTACTCCAACTTCTGGTGCGGGATAACGCCCCAG GGGTTCTACCGCCGCACGGCCGACTATTTCCCCACCAAGAACCGGCAGCGCCGGGGCTGCTTCGCCGTGCCCATGGTGTACGCCACGTTCCTGATCGACCTGAGGAAGGAGGAGACGGCGCGGCTGGCCTTCTACCCGCCCCACCCCAACTACACCTGGGCTTTCGACGACATCATCGTCTTCGCCTACTCCTGCCAGGAGGCCG GCGCTGAGGTCCACGTGTGCAACCAGCAGCGTTTCGGCTACATCAACGTCCCCGTGAAGGCCCACCAGACGCTGGAGGACGAGCGTGTCAACTTTGTGCATCTCACGCTAGAGGCCATGG TGGATGGTCCCCCCATGCAGCGCTCCAGGCACATCTCCGTCCCACCCAAACCACTCACCAAATTGGGCTTTGATGAA atCTTCCTCATCAATCTGGTGCGGCGGCCGGACCGGCGCCGGCGGATGCTCGAgtccctgcaggagctggagatCGCCGCACGGGTGGTGGATGCTGTGGACGGGAG CACCCTCAACAGCAGCGACATCAAGGTGCTGGGGGTGGACCTGCTGCCGGGGTACTACGACCCCTTCTCCGGCCGCACGCTCACCAAGGGGGAGGTCGGCTGCTTCCTGAGCCACTACAACATCTGGAAGGAG ATCGCGTCCAGGGGGCTGGATCGGGCTCTTGTCTTCGAGGACGACGTGCGCTTCGAGGTGTCCTTCCCAGCACGGCTGCGGCGGCtgatggaggagctggagggggCACGGCACGACTGGGACCTTGT CTACCTGGGGAGGAAGCAGGTGAACGCGGAGGATGAAGCTCCTGTGGAGGGTGTCCAGAACCTGGTGGTGGCCGGGTACTCCTACTGGACGCTGGCGTATGCCATCTCCCTCCGCGGCGCGCAGAAGCTGCTGGCTGCCGAGCCCCTCTCCAAAATGCTGCCGGTGGACGAGTTCCTGCCCATCATGTACGACAAGCACCCCAA CGAGGACTACAAGCAGCACTTTGCCCCGCGGGACCTGCAGGTGTTTTCGGCTCATCCCCTCCTGGTTTATCCCACCCACTACGCTGGGGACAGCAACTGGCTGAGCGACACAGAGACCTCCACCATCTGGGACGATGACTCCAAACAGACGGGCTGGGTGGGCTCACAGAAGACCCTGAGAGACCCACGGGACGGTGGGGGGCACCTCCGCTCTGCATCCCACGATGAGCTCTGA